Below is a genomic region from Pseudazoarcus pumilus.
TCGACGGCGGTCTCGTGAAAGACTGATCGTGATCCATCTCAACGCGTTTCTCTTCGCTTGCGGCCACCATCGCGCCGCCTGGCGGCATCCGCAATCGACGGTCGAGCGCCTCGGCGACATCACCTACTGGGAAGAGCTCGCGCGCATCGCCGAACGCGGAAAGCTCGACGCCATCTTCTTCGCCGACGGACATACCCCGCAGAACGTCGCCGACGGCCCGCGCTGGTTCTTCGAGCCGCTCACGCTGCTCGCCGCGCTGTCGCGCGCGACTACGCACATCGGCCTGATCAGCACGGTGTCGAGCACCTTCTTCACGCCGTTTCACGCCGCGCGCATGCTCGCCTCGCTCGACCACATGTCGCACGGGCGAATCGGCTGGAACGTGGTCACCTCGATGTTCGACGCCGAGGCGCGCAACCACGGCTTCGAGGCCATGCCCGATCACGACTGGCGCTATGCCCGCGCCGAGGAATTCATCGCCGCCACGCTCGCGCTGTGGGATTCGTGGGCCGACGACGCGGTGCTCAACGACCGCGCCGGCGCCTGGGCCATGCCCGAGCGCGTGGTGCCGGTGAACCACCGTGGCGAGCATTTCTCGGTCGACGGCCCGCTCACCGTGCCGCGCATGCCGCAGGGCCATCCGGTGCTGTTCCAGGCCGGCGCGTCCGAGCAGGGGCGCGACCTCGCCGCACGCCGGGCGGAGGCCATCTACGCCGTGGCCTGGGATCTGGAAGTCGCGCAGGACTACCGTCGCGACATCCTGCGCCGGGTGCGCGAGGCCAGCCGCAGCGATGCGGTGCCGGTGATGCCGGGTCTGGTCACCTATGTGGCCTCGACCGAGGACGAGGCGCGCGCCAAGCAGCGCGAACTCGACGAACTGCTGCCGGCCGCGACCTCGCTGCGCCAGCTCGCAAGCTTCATCGGCCAGGACTGCTCGGACTGGGATCTCGACGCCCCGGTACCCGATCTGCCGCCGCTGGAGACTTTCACCGGCCCCAAGGGGCGCTACGCGACCATCCTGCGCATCATCGAATCCGAGCGCCCGACGCTGCGTGGGCTGCTCGGCCGGCTCGCCGCCGGTGGCGGACAC
It encodes:
- a CDS encoding LLM class flavin-dependent oxidoreductase, which gives rise to MIHLNAFLFACGHHRAAWRHPQSTVERLGDITYWEELARIAERGKLDAIFFADGHTPQNVADGPRWFFEPLTLLAALSRATTHIGLISTVSSTFFTPFHAARMLASLDHMSHGRIGWNVVTSMFDAEARNHGFEAMPDHDWRYARAEEFIAATLALWDSWADDAVLNDRAGAWAMPERVVPVNHRGEHFSVDGPLTVPRMPQGHPVLFQAGASEQGRDLAARRAEAIYAVAWDLEVAQDYRRDILRRVREASRSDAVPVMPGLVTYVASTEDEARAKQRELDELLPAATSLRQLASFIGQDCSDWDLDAPVPDLPPLETFTGPKGRYATILRIIESERPTLRGLLGRLAAGGGHCTMVGTPASIADRMEHWVRNGGADGFNLMPPSLPGSLEDFVDHVVPELQRRGLFRREYESATLRGHLGLTRPECRRG